AAGAAAAGAAAACGCAAACCCCCAAGCGATCGCTAAAAAAGTTTCTAATTTCGCCTTCGCTGCTTTCCCCAATGAGATTATCTCTCGCTTAGATAAATTGCAATTTACCGAACCGAAATTAGTCACATTAAATAATGAAGCGAATCAATTTTTAGGTCGAGACTGGAACGCTCATGAAAAACATCCTATAGAAATCAGAGCTTCTCACCACCCAGTTGGGCATGAGCGCCATGTTTCCAGGCTAATGTTTGTCCAGGATGCTGACGGCGAATATAAGGAATTCGCCATGCTTGAAACCAGAACTGCACAGCTTCCCATTGGTACGAAAGCGCTCTCTTGTATGGTTGGGATAGACCCTGCCACAGCATCAGCAACTATTGGACTGCCAGGAAACGAGCCGATTGAAATTACTATCCGTGAACTCAAGAACTTCTCTTATGCAGGACTTGTTTTCAACGCCGAATCGGTCAACTTAGAATTTGGCACTGTGCCGATTCCTGATAAAACAGTAAAAATCAAAATTGATGCTTTGACCCTGGGTGAGTTAGACAGTGATTCTGCCCAACAGTTAAAAGAAATTAATTATCTTAAAAATGGTAATCCCCTAAAATTAAAGCTCACGTCAATCTCTGAGACAGGAGATCAAGCTTTTGTCCTGGGTGAGTCTCCCAATGGAAATTTCCTCAAAATTAATAAAATTAACTTCTATGATTTTTCTGGTCAGACATTCAATGATCAAGATTACCGAAAACTGACTATTGAAACCTCAGCTTCTAAAACTAGAGATGCTGTATTTTTGAATGGTGAACCCTTGGGAGTATTACATTTCAAGAAAGACAAAGACGCGCTCAGACAACTTGGGCTACTCAAAACCGGACAACTTACACTCGCGCCTGCAATCATTGAAAGTAATTTTTCTGTTATTTGCGCTCAAATAAACCCTAATACCGTTGAATATCCCCAGAAGTGGACGAAGGAATTTCAGGCTTTTGGGACTCAATCAGTTAATCCTCAACAACAAGAGATGATTGAGAGTAGTGCGAAAATTCTCCATCATATTAAAGAACGTCCTACTTTCTTATTTTCGACAGAATCAAATAAAAAACTCGGAGTCATGGGCTTGGCTGTTGACAACCAGAAAGCTGAGACTGTGACAAAATGGTTAACTGCTCAAAAAGTTGAATGGCAGCAAGTACCAATAGAAGATGTTATCAGGGAAACTAAAAAAGGTCTAGCTGTATTTAACTTGGTTGATAGCTCCATCCCTGCCAAAACTTTAGAGAGCATGGCCAAGAAATTTGGGGCTGTGATTGAAACGGATAGTGAGTATCAACAAAGGGTTAATTCCCTCGCCACACGACCGCAGTTTTTGAAACCACCAGAACAAACAGCACAATCCCCACCTAACCAATCAACTCTATTACTCTCCACTACTCCTTTTACATCAGACATTAGTAATGGTGCGAAAACCGAACCTCTAAGTGTAGAGAAGCTCCCGACAGTCACTATTGATGACTTGAGAAATTGGTACAATGCCGCAGATAAGTTAGGGAAGCCGGAAGATTACAAAAAACGCATTGTAGAAGTGGCTTATGGGTTTAAAGCTGGTGAGCAATTATCAGCCCAAGCGTTGACAGTAATGAATCAAGATAAATTTGAACTTGAAGCCATCAGTCGGCTGACTCAAATTGCTCAAAGAATTGGCATGGTCTGGGGTAAGTCTGATGAAAATGGGATTCAAGTTCAAGGAAAGATTTATGATTTGGCTTTCAATACCCAGCAAAGGGATTTAACTATTTCGCAGAAAAATGGGGAGGTAATTTTAAACTTGCAATCTGGTCAGGTACAGACTAATAAACTAACTCCACAGATATTGCAAACTTTTGAGGATGCGAATAGTCAGATAGATAAAATTTTAGCGAAAAATAAAAGTCAAGAATTAGAAATACAAAGATAGATTTATCTGCCTCCGGCAAGGCAGAAGGCAGAGGGTAGTTCTTGCTGGAGGAAAGAATAAGTTTTAAATTTTGCCTTTTTGCCTTGCTAACTTGGGTTTAAGCTCCCTGCTAAATCGTAGATTTAACGGTCTACAATTACTGTTATTGTCAGAATCCCCTGTAATTGACCTTCTACCTTCTGCCTGAATTATTCATATCAAAGCCAAAGATGCATCCAATTCAAGCTTTACAGGTTCAAGCGATCGTTCCATGAATTCGTTTTCCTAGTCCCTGCTGAAACAATCAGCTTACGGCAATGCATGAGCTGATCGCTTGTGGCTTCTACAAGAAAACCACACCAAATGGTAAAAAAGTGTTTGATAAAAATGCGTTAGCGTTAGCTCCTCTGAAAGAGGTTCGCCACAAATTAAGCTTACTTTCAGAGTACCCCAACCGTGCAGCAAGGTTCAAAGTTCCAGCATTGTGGGTGGATGCTTGGTGTCAAAGGTGCTTTGTATCGTTCACGGAAATGGTAAAGTGGCGAAGGGTTATTCAGCGAGATGCGACAAGTCCATGAGACACTTACAACACATGAGATTTTAGTCAAAGATTGTGTCGGTTACATTAATCGTGTACTATTGTATTAGTACAAATATGCTGTAGTCTACGGTGAGCAAGCCAAAAAGTGTTAAAGATTGCAAAAAAAGCAACTATAATTAAGCGATAGAAATATTCTATAAAATCTTTATATTTTATTAAATAAAAAGGATTATGAATCTCTATATACATTTATATTTGTTCATTAATTAGACTATTTTGTGGCAGTTAACAGAGAGAAAAGTCATGTTGGATAAACTAATAAAATATTTTGTCTACGCGACAAAAGGGTATATTACAAAAACACAGCTAATCAAGTTTTTGTATTTAGCTGATCTTTACTCTGTTAAGTGGACAGGAAAGCAGCTGACTGATCTAGATTGGTGTTATTATCAATTTGGCCCTTGGAATGAAGGTATAGATACTGCTTTAAATCAAATGAATGGGAAAGAGATTGTTCAAGAGTCTCAGTATAATGCAACATATATTAGACCTGTGAATCAAGCTGCTCATGCAGATGATTTGGACATACCTCTCAGTATTAAGTTTGTACTGGATAATATTCGTAGAGAGTGGGCTGGCTCAGAGAAACTGAATCAGTTACTAGAGTATGTATATAGCACTGCTCCAATGGTGGAAGCAAAAAATACCCATCGACCAGAAGAGAAAGTTAAACTTAACTTACAAGCAGAAAGAGAAAAATTAGTCAGTGAATTAGGATTGTAAAGTGGCTGGAAAAAGACCTAGACAAGGTTGGATCTATTCTACAAATCCCTATAGGGTATCTCTTCGTTGCAAACTGGGTCATATTCATATTTATAATTTAGATGAGCCTGCTGAAGTAGAATGTCAAACTTGTAGTGAGAATATTAATTCAAGTAGGGTTTTTAGAGGTACACATCCTTATATCATCTGGACAAGTGATCAGTTTCAAGATGAATCTGGATATATAGCAACG
This window of the Nostoc sp. ATCC 53789 genome carries:
- a CDS encoding type II toxin-antitoxin system antitoxin SocA domain-containing protein is translated as MLDKLIKYFVYATKGYITKTQLIKFLYLADLYSVKWTGKQLTDLDWCYYQFGPWNEGIDTALNQMNGKEIVQESQYNATYIRPVNQAAHADDLDIPLSIKFVLDNIRREWAGSEKLNQLLEYVYSTAPMVEAKNTHRPEEKVKLNLQAEREKLVSELGL